A single window of Plutella xylostella chromosome 25, ilPluXylo3.1, whole genome shotgun sequence DNA harbors:
- the LOC105382364 gene encoding ribosome-binding protein 1 isoform X1 codes for MELQALLVLGGVVVAGAAVLLLVGLFSASGTSYEEAVAQQRRAASELLALAESKNKPKKNVKKANKKLAKKEKKESTAGSDHESEAPAESGADEEAPARPHVEFTAPVVVDVPRDNVPNVKIRKRGKDPKVKPILLNKEDPSCVSDPSAPPTPAASNHFEEIHPKDDFELLQSSLVGDKAAEKKEEVVIEKKEAKKEKAVKAKTGARVVEALPKAEPERERRNSGDQPKEQRKAKKPEKKSPIEEAIEVAREEIVPPLTVAPPSELTTDKLLKQALPPAPAATPPPKAKKNKNKEPNVMTLLSGDAAVNVESLVRLISEAALSRSETQLLTDTLLNKQHDALQHADWTEGPNDPMQKLKKQLADKEKALADEQDASQALHAKLKELRTSLNAERSRATAAARAAEEAAAELAASQARLQRLADEKHQDKMLLQAKLNAEAEAQAQRVQMEMHIQRLSESETALVAQLNALQAELNARALEAGQARCEAAAARDAMLGAQQLAADTAQQLQEANRVCAELDVARQSALHGEAAAQQELRALQETLHGVSELQAEVQRLTTRAQTAESNAEKLKTEAEKLKEENDKQKQQLSLEVAALREAAAAREAEIAELKQMKAAPAQNGLPPSNLTDQHKAAELAKVEGVIESLRAELTAAQRGCSEQREQAAALRAQLQAYQDKNNELRTKNWKVMEALQSAEKALQSKPASAMPAQDSLRDALTKAQEAQYSEVAAILKSACPTVAPSTAPGRAWLDAFAASLKKELEAKKVTSSPVSTQKDDAKLEEMRAQNQHLQGLVDKYKTIIDDTEGVLSRLQHNVTAEERRWAQQLAEQQRELDHVRSRTVAQDPLEFAYACIEKTLPTIVAELQNKIDSLEAELRKAQAANHNNSFADAERLTQERLLGGLSDKHKLNSSNGPLQVDLEEK; via the exons ATGGAGCTGCAAGCGTTGCTGGTGCTGGGCGGCGTGGTCGTGGCGGGCGCGGCCGTGCTGCTGCTGGTGGGGCTGTTCTCCGCCAGCGGCACGAGCTACGAGGAGGCGGTGGCGCagcagcgccgcgccgccagcGAGCTGCTCGCGCTGGCAGAGAGCAAGAACAAGCCCAAGAAGAATGTGAAGAAGGCTAACAAGAAG TTGGCTAAGAAAGAGAAGAAGGAGTCGACAGCCGGCAGCGACCACGAGAGCGAGGCGCCGGCGGAGAGCGGCGCGGACGAGGAGGCCCCGGCGCGGCCCCACGTCGAGTTCACCGCACCTGTCGTCGTCGACGTGCCAAGAGACAATGTGCCCAATGTCAAG ATACGCAAGCGCGGCAAGGATCCTAAGGTAAAGCCGATACTGTTAAACAAAGAGGATCCGAGCTGCGTGAGCGATCCCAGCGCGCCGCCCACGCCCGCCGCCTCCAACCACTTTGAGGAGATCCATCCCAAGGACGATTTCGAACTGTTGCAATCCTCGCTCGTCGGCGACAAA GCCGCCGAGAAAAAGGAAGAAGTAGTGATTGAGAAAAAAGAAGCTAAGAAAGAGAAGGCGGTGAAGGCGAAGACCGGCGCGAGGGTCGTGGAGGCGCTGCCCAAGGCCGAGCCCGAGCGCGAGCGACGCAACAGCGGGGACCAGCCCAAGGAACAACGGAAGG CCAAGAAGCCAGAAAAGAAGTCACCGATCGAAGAAGCCATAGAAGTGGCTCGCGAGGAGATCGTGCCGCCCTTGACGGTGGCGCCGCCCAGCGAGCTCACCACGGACAAGCTGCTGAAGCAGGCcctgccccccgcgcccgccgccaccCCGCCGCCCAAGGCCAAGAAGAACAAGAACAAGGAGCCCAATGTTATGACGCTGTTGA GTGGAGACGCGGCCGTGAACGTGGAGTCGCTGGTGCGGCTCATCAGCGAGGCGGCGCTGTCCCGCAGCGAGACGCAGCTGCTGACCGACACGCTGCTCAACAAGCAGCACGACGCGCTGCAGCACGCCGACTGGACCGAG GGCCCCAACGACCCGATGCAGAAGCTGAAGAAGCAGCTGGCGGACAAGGAGAAGGCGCTGGCGGACGAGCAGGACGCCTCGCAGGCGCTGCACGCCAAGCTCAAGGAGCTACG AACATCCCTAAACGCGGAGCGTTCCcgcgcgacggcggcggcgcgcgcggcggagGAGGCGGCGGCCGAGCTGGCGGCCTCGCAggcgcggctgcagcggcTGGCCGACGAGAAGCACCAGGACAAGATGCTG TTACAAGCCAAGTTGAACGCTGAAGCGGAGGCGCAGGCGCAGCGAGTCCAAATGGAGATGCACATCCAGCGATTGTCCGAG TCCGAAACAGCCCTCGTAGCACAACTGAACGCGCTACAAGCGGAGCTGAACGCGCGAGCCCTAGAAGCAGGCCAGGCGCGCTGCGaggcggcggccgcgcgcgACGCCATGCTGGGCGCGCAGCAGCTGGCCGCCGACACCGCGCAGCAGCTGCAG GAGGCCAACCGCGTGTGTGCGGAGCTGGACGTGGCGCGACAGAGCGCGCTGCAcggcgaggcggcggcgcagcAGGAGCTGCGGGCGCTGCAGGAGACGCTCCACG GGGTTTCTGAGTTGCAAGCTGAAGTACAACGGCTGACGACCCGCGCCCAGACTGCCGAGAGCAACGCCGAGAAACTCAAGACTGAAGCCGAAAAACTCAAGGAGGAAAACGACAAACAGAAGCAACAA CTCTCCCTGGAGGTGGCAGCCCTACGCGAGGCGGCCGCGGCGCGAGAGGCAGAGATCGCCGAGCTGAAACAAATGAAGGCTGCGCCTGCGCAGAACGGACTGCCGCCGTCTAACCTGACTGATCAGCACAAG GCGGCCGAGCTAGCCAAAGTGGAGGGCGTGATCGAGTCCCTCCGCGCCGAGCTCACGGCGGCGCAGCGAGGTTGTAGCGAGCAGCGCGagcaggcggcggcgctgcgggCGCAGCTGCAGGCCTACCAGGATAAGAACAAT GAGTTGAGAACTAAAAACTGGAAAGTAATGGAGGCGTTACAATCGGCCGAAAAAGCTCTTCAGTCGAAACCCGCTAGCGCGATGCCGGCCCAAGACTCGCTGCGT GATGCTCTAACAAAAGCGCAAGAAGCTCAATACTCGGAAGTGGCGGCCATCTTGAAGTCAGCTTGCCCGACGGTGGCGCCCTCCACGGCGCCGGGGCGCGCGTGGCTCGATGCCTTCGCCGCCTCGCTCAAGAAGGAGCTAGAAGCCAAGAAGGTGACGTCATCGCCCGTCTCCACGCAGAAGGACGACGCGAAGTTGGAGGAGATGCGCGCGCAGAATCAACACCTGCAGGGATTAGTCGACAAGTACAAGACGATCATCGATGACACG GAGGGCGTGCTGAGCCGGCTGCAGCACAACGTGACGGCGGAGGAGCGGCGCTGGGCGCAGCAGCTGGCGGAGCAGCAGCGCGAGCTGGACCACGTGCGCAGCCGCACCGTCGCGCAG GACCCCCTGGAGTTCGCATACGCGTGCATAGAGAAGACGCTACCGACCATTGTGGCCGAG TTGCAGAACAAAATCGACTCTCTGGAGGCAGAGCTGCGGAAGGCGCAGGCCGCTAACCACAACAACAGCTTCGCAGACGCAGAGAGGCTTACACAG GAGAGACTACTAGGAGGTTTATCAGACAAACATAAACTGAATTCAAGCAATGGACCTTTAcag GTGGACTTAGAAGAAAAATAA
- the LOC105382364 gene encoding ribosome-binding protein 1 isoform X3 → MELQALLVLGGVVVAGAAVLLLVGLFSASGTSYEEAVAQQRRAASELLALAESKNKPKKNVKKANKKLAKKEKKESTAGSDHESEAPAESGADEEAPARPHVEFTAPVVVDVPRDNVPNVKIRKRGKDPKVKPILLNKEDPSCVSDPSAPPTPAASNHFEEIHPKDDFELLQSSLVGDKAAEKKEEVVIEKKEAKKEKAVKAKTGARVVEALPKAEPERERRNSGDQPKEQRKAKKPEKKSPIEEAIEVAREEIVPPLTVAPPSELTTDKLLKQALPPAPAATPPPKAKKNKNKEPNVMTLLSGDAAVNVESLVRLISEAALSRSETQLLTDTLLNKQHDALQHADWTEGPNDPMQKLKKQLADKEKALADEQDASQALHAKLKELRTSLNAERSRATAAARAAEEAAAELAASQARLQRLADEKHQDKMLLQAKLNAEAEAQAQRVQMEMHIQRLSESETALVAQLNALQAELNARALEAGQARCEAAAARDAMLGAQQLAADTAQQLQEANRVCAELDVARQSALHGEAAAQQELRALQETLHGVSELQAEVQRLTTRAQTAESNAEKLKTEAEKLKEENDKQKQQLSLEVAALREAAAAREAEIAELKQMKAAPAQNGLPPSNLTDQHKAAELAKVEGVIESLRAELTAAQRGCSEQREQAAALRAQLQAYQDKNNELRTKNWKVMEALQSAEKALQSKPASAMPAQDSLRDALTKAQEAQYSEVAAILKSACPTVAPSTAPGRAWLDAFAASLKKELEAKKVTSSPVSTQKDDAKLEEMRAQNQHLQGLVDKYKTIIDDTEGVLSRLQHNVTAEERRWAQQLAEQQRELDHVRSRTVAQLQNKIDSLEAELRKAQAANHNNSFADAERLTQERLLGGLSDKHKLNSSNGPLQVDLEEK, encoded by the exons ATGGAGCTGCAAGCGTTGCTGGTGCTGGGCGGCGTGGTCGTGGCGGGCGCGGCCGTGCTGCTGCTGGTGGGGCTGTTCTCCGCCAGCGGCACGAGCTACGAGGAGGCGGTGGCGCagcagcgccgcgccgccagcGAGCTGCTCGCGCTGGCAGAGAGCAAGAACAAGCCCAAGAAGAATGTGAAGAAGGCTAACAAGAAG TTGGCTAAGAAAGAGAAGAAGGAGTCGACAGCCGGCAGCGACCACGAGAGCGAGGCGCCGGCGGAGAGCGGCGCGGACGAGGAGGCCCCGGCGCGGCCCCACGTCGAGTTCACCGCACCTGTCGTCGTCGACGTGCCAAGAGACAATGTGCCCAATGTCAAG ATACGCAAGCGCGGCAAGGATCCTAAGGTAAAGCCGATACTGTTAAACAAAGAGGATCCGAGCTGCGTGAGCGATCCCAGCGCGCCGCCCACGCCCGCCGCCTCCAACCACTTTGAGGAGATCCATCCCAAGGACGATTTCGAACTGTTGCAATCCTCGCTCGTCGGCGACAAA GCCGCCGAGAAAAAGGAAGAAGTAGTGATTGAGAAAAAAGAAGCTAAGAAAGAGAAGGCGGTGAAGGCGAAGACCGGCGCGAGGGTCGTGGAGGCGCTGCCCAAGGCCGAGCCCGAGCGCGAGCGACGCAACAGCGGGGACCAGCCCAAGGAACAACGGAAGG CCAAGAAGCCAGAAAAGAAGTCACCGATCGAAGAAGCCATAGAAGTGGCTCGCGAGGAGATCGTGCCGCCCTTGACGGTGGCGCCGCCCAGCGAGCTCACCACGGACAAGCTGCTGAAGCAGGCcctgccccccgcgcccgccgccaccCCGCCGCCCAAGGCCAAGAAGAACAAGAACAAGGAGCCCAATGTTATGACGCTGTTGA GTGGAGACGCGGCCGTGAACGTGGAGTCGCTGGTGCGGCTCATCAGCGAGGCGGCGCTGTCCCGCAGCGAGACGCAGCTGCTGACCGACACGCTGCTCAACAAGCAGCACGACGCGCTGCAGCACGCCGACTGGACCGAG GGCCCCAACGACCCGATGCAGAAGCTGAAGAAGCAGCTGGCGGACAAGGAGAAGGCGCTGGCGGACGAGCAGGACGCCTCGCAGGCGCTGCACGCCAAGCTCAAGGAGCT CAGAACATCCCTAAACGCGGAGCGTTCCcgcgcgacggcggcggcgcgcgcggcggagGAGGCGGCGGCCGAGCTGGCGGCCTCGCAggcgcggctgcagcggcTGGCCGACGAGAAGCACCAGGACAAGATGCTG TTACAAGCCAAGTTGAACGCTGAAGCGGAGGCGCAGGCGCAGCGAGTCCAAATGGAGATGCACATCCAGCGATTGTCCGAG TCCGAAACAGCCCTCGTAGCACAACTGAACGCGCTACAAGCGGAGCTGAACGCGCGAGCCCTAGAAGCAGGCCAGGCGCGCTGCGaggcggcggccgcgcgcgACGCCATGCTGGGCGCGCAGCAGCTGGCCGCCGACACCGCGCAGCAGCTGCAG GAGGCCAACCGCGTGTGTGCGGAGCTGGACGTGGCGCGACAGAGCGCGCTGCAcggcgaggcggcggcgcagcAGGAGCTGCGGGCGCTGCAGGAGACGCTCCACG GGGTTTCTGAGTTGCAAGCTGAAGTACAACGGCTGACGACCCGCGCCCAGACTGCCGAGAGCAACGCCGAGAAACTCAAGACTGAAGCCGAAAAACTCAAGGAGGAAAACGACAAACAGAAGCAACAA CTCTCCCTGGAGGTGGCAGCCCTACGCGAGGCGGCCGCGGCGCGAGAGGCAGAGATCGCCGAGCTGAAACAAATGAAGGCTGCGCCTGCGCAGAACGGACTGCCGCCGTCTAACCTGACTGATCAGCACAAG GCGGCCGAGCTAGCCAAAGTGGAGGGCGTGATCGAGTCCCTCCGCGCCGAGCTCACGGCGGCGCAGCGAGGTTGTAGCGAGCAGCGCGagcaggcggcggcgctgcgggCGCAGCTGCAGGCCTACCAGGATAAGAACAAT GAGTTGAGAACTAAAAACTGGAAAGTAATGGAGGCGTTACAATCGGCCGAAAAAGCTCTTCAGTCGAAACCCGCTAGCGCGATGCCGGCCCAAGACTCGCTGCGT GATGCTCTAACAAAAGCGCAAGAAGCTCAATACTCGGAAGTGGCGGCCATCTTGAAGTCAGCTTGCCCGACGGTGGCGCCCTCCACGGCGCCGGGGCGCGCGTGGCTCGATGCCTTCGCCGCCTCGCTCAAGAAGGAGCTAGAAGCCAAGAAGGTGACGTCATCGCCCGTCTCCACGCAGAAGGACGACGCGAAGTTGGAGGAGATGCGCGCGCAGAATCAACACCTGCAGGGATTAGTCGACAAGTACAAGACGATCATCGATGACACG GAGGGCGTGCTGAGCCGGCTGCAGCACAACGTGACGGCGGAGGAGCGGCGCTGGGCGCAGCAGCTGGCGGAGCAGCAGCGCGAGCTGGACCACGTGCGCAGCCGCACCGTCGCGCAG TTGCAGAACAAAATCGACTCTCTGGAGGCAGAGCTGCGGAAGGCGCAGGCCGCTAACCACAACAACAGCTTCGCAGACGCAGAGAGGCTTACACAG GAGAGACTACTAGGAGGTTTATCAGACAAACATAAACTGAATTCAAGCAATGGACCTTTAcag GTGGACTTAGAAGAAAAATAA
- the LOC105382364 gene encoding kinectin isoform X4 has protein sequence MELQALLVLGGVVVAGAAVLLLVGLFSASGTSYEEAVAQQRRAASELLALAESKNKPKKNVKKANKKLAKKEKKESTAGSDHESEAPAESGADEEAPARPHVEFTAPVVVDVPRDNVPNVKIRKRGKDPKVKPILLNKEDPSCVSDPSAPPTPAASNHFEEIHPKDDFELLQSSLVGDKAAEKKEEVVIEKKEAKKEKAVKAKTGARVVEALPKAEPERERRNSGDQPKEQRKAKKPEKKSPIEEAIEVAREEIVPPLTVAPPSELTTDKLLKQALPPAPAATPPPKAKKNKNKEPNVMTLLSGDAAVNVESLVRLISEAALSRSETQLLTDTLLNKQHDALQHADWTEGPNDPMQKLKKQLADKEKALADEQDASQALHAKLKELRTSLNAERSRATAAARAAEEAAAELAASQARLQRLADEKHQDKMLLQAKLNAEAEAQAQRVQMEMHIQRLSESETALVAQLNALQAELNARALEAGQARCEAAAARDAMLGAQQLAADTAQQLQEANRVCAELDVARQSALHGEAAAQQELRALQETLHGVSELQAEVQRLTTRAQTAESNAEKLKTEAEKLKEENDKQKQQLSLEVAALREAAAAREAEIAELKQMKAAPAQNGLPPSNLTDQHKAAELAKVEGVIESLRAELTAAQRGCSEQREQAAALRAQLQAYQDKNNDALTKAQEAQYSEVAAILKSACPTVAPSTAPGRAWLDAFAASLKKELEAKKVTSSPVSTQKDDAKLEEMRAQNQHLQGLVDKYKTIIDDTEGVLSRLQHNVTAEERRWAQQLAEQQRELDHVRSRTVAQDPLEFAYACIEKTLPTIVAELQNKIDSLEAELRKAQAANHNNSFADAERLTQERLLGGLSDKHKLNSSNGPLQVDLEEK, from the exons ATGGAGCTGCAAGCGTTGCTGGTGCTGGGCGGCGTGGTCGTGGCGGGCGCGGCCGTGCTGCTGCTGGTGGGGCTGTTCTCCGCCAGCGGCACGAGCTACGAGGAGGCGGTGGCGCagcagcgccgcgccgccagcGAGCTGCTCGCGCTGGCAGAGAGCAAGAACAAGCCCAAGAAGAATGTGAAGAAGGCTAACAAGAAG TTGGCTAAGAAAGAGAAGAAGGAGTCGACAGCCGGCAGCGACCACGAGAGCGAGGCGCCGGCGGAGAGCGGCGCGGACGAGGAGGCCCCGGCGCGGCCCCACGTCGAGTTCACCGCACCTGTCGTCGTCGACGTGCCAAGAGACAATGTGCCCAATGTCAAG ATACGCAAGCGCGGCAAGGATCCTAAGGTAAAGCCGATACTGTTAAACAAAGAGGATCCGAGCTGCGTGAGCGATCCCAGCGCGCCGCCCACGCCCGCCGCCTCCAACCACTTTGAGGAGATCCATCCCAAGGACGATTTCGAACTGTTGCAATCCTCGCTCGTCGGCGACAAA GCCGCCGAGAAAAAGGAAGAAGTAGTGATTGAGAAAAAAGAAGCTAAGAAAGAGAAGGCGGTGAAGGCGAAGACCGGCGCGAGGGTCGTGGAGGCGCTGCCCAAGGCCGAGCCCGAGCGCGAGCGACGCAACAGCGGGGACCAGCCCAAGGAACAACGGAAGG CCAAGAAGCCAGAAAAGAAGTCACCGATCGAAGAAGCCATAGAAGTGGCTCGCGAGGAGATCGTGCCGCCCTTGACGGTGGCGCCGCCCAGCGAGCTCACCACGGACAAGCTGCTGAAGCAGGCcctgccccccgcgcccgccgccaccCCGCCGCCCAAGGCCAAGAAGAACAAGAACAAGGAGCCCAATGTTATGACGCTGTTGA GTGGAGACGCGGCCGTGAACGTGGAGTCGCTGGTGCGGCTCATCAGCGAGGCGGCGCTGTCCCGCAGCGAGACGCAGCTGCTGACCGACACGCTGCTCAACAAGCAGCACGACGCGCTGCAGCACGCCGACTGGACCGAG GGCCCCAACGACCCGATGCAGAAGCTGAAGAAGCAGCTGGCGGACAAGGAGAAGGCGCTGGCGGACGAGCAGGACGCCTCGCAGGCGCTGCACGCCAAGCTCAAGGAGCT CAGAACATCCCTAAACGCGGAGCGTTCCcgcgcgacggcggcggcgcgcgcggcggagGAGGCGGCGGCCGAGCTGGCGGCCTCGCAggcgcggctgcagcggcTGGCCGACGAGAAGCACCAGGACAAGATGCTG TTACAAGCCAAGTTGAACGCTGAAGCGGAGGCGCAGGCGCAGCGAGTCCAAATGGAGATGCACATCCAGCGATTGTCCGAG TCCGAAACAGCCCTCGTAGCACAACTGAACGCGCTACAAGCGGAGCTGAACGCGCGAGCCCTAGAAGCAGGCCAGGCGCGCTGCGaggcggcggccgcgcgcgACGCCATGCTGGGCGCGCAGCAGCTGGCCGCCGACACCGCGCAGCAGCTGCAG GAGGCCAACCGCGTGTGTGCGGAGCTGGACGTGGCGCGACAGAGCGCGCTGCAcggcgaggcggcggcgcagcAGGAGCTGCGGGCGCTGCAGGAGACGCTCCACG GGGTTTCTGAGTTGCAAGCTGAAGTACAACGGCTGACGACCCGCGCCCAGACTGCCGAGAGCAACGCCGAGAAACTCAAGACTGAAGCCGAAAAACTCAAGGAGGAAAACGACAAACAGAAGCAACAA CTCTCCCTGGAGGTGGCAGCCCTACGCGAGGCGGCCGCGGCGCGAGAGGCAGAGATCGCCGAGCTGAAACAAATGAAGGCTGCGCCTGCGCAGAACGGACTGCCGCCGTCTAACCTGACTGATCAGCACAAG GCGGCCGAGCTAGCCAAAGTGGAGGGCGTGATCGAGTCCCTCCGCGCCGAGCTCACGGCGGCGCAGCGAGGTTGTAGCGAGCAGCGCGagcaggcggcggcgctgcgggCGCAGCTGCAGGCCTACCAGGATAAGAACAAT GATGCTCTAACAAAAGCGCAAGAAGCTCAATACTCGGAAGTGGCGGCCATCTTGAAGTCAGCTTGCCCGACGGTGGCGCCCTCCACGGCGCCGGGGCGCGCGTGGCTCGATGCCTTCGCCGCCTCGCTCAAGAAGGAGCTAGAAGCCAAGAAGGTGACGTCATCGCCCGTCTCCACGCAGAAGGACGACGCGAAGTTGGAGGAGATGCGCGCGCAGAATCAACACCTGCAGGGATTAGTCGACAAGTACAAGACGATCATCGATGACACG GAGGGCGTGCTGAGCCGGCTGCAGCACAACGTGACGGCGGAGGAGCGGCGCTGGGCGCAGCAGCTGGCGGAGCAGCAGCGCGAGCTGGACCACGTGCGCAGCCGCACCGTCGCGCAG GACCCCCTGGAGTTCGCATACGCGTGCATAGAGAAGACGCTACCGACCATTGTGGCCGAG TTGCAGAACAAAATCGACTCTCTGGAGGCAGAGCTGCGGAAGGCGCAGGCCGCTAACCACAACAACAGCTTCGCAGACGCAGAGAGGCTTACACAG GAGAGACTACTAGGAGGTTTATCAGACAAACATAAACTGAATTCAAGCAATGGACCTTTAcag GTGGACTTAGAAGAAAAATAA